The Nitrososphaerales archaeon sequence TCAATGTGCCATCAACGCACCAGAACCGCGAATCGTAATTATTATAAATCTCCCCTTCGTCATCGCCCCATAGTCAGCAGTTTGAACAACCCGACGAATCAGCAGAGCTGAAAAACGAAATGCTGATAAGCCTCTGGTATGATCATTAAATAGATTGTCAAAAAAGGAGACGATAATTCGTGATCCTATACATGCCTTTATCTCACTATCGCATTTTGATTTTATTGAACCGCTTGTAAAAACTTCATATTTTCAAAGATTAAGAAGACTTGCTCAACTTGGCGTATCCGTTTATGTCTACCCTTCTGCAACGCACAACAGGCTAAACCATGCATTGGGAGCGATGGAATTGTTTGTGAAACTTTTTGATCACTTGTTTAAGGATTCAATAAATGATAACGACGTGCAAAACCTGAAAAGGCTTGGGGTAGCCGCGACACTTCTGCATGATACTGGTCATGGACCATTTTCGCATGCTTCCGAAACAGCATTCGAATTCAAGCATGAAGATTTTTCTAAAAAGATAGTTGCTGAAGCTGAGATAAAAGACATTCTACAAAAAGAGGGAATTGATCATAAGGATGTAAATGCTGTTATTTCGAACACTGTGACCGACAAGAAAGTGATAATATCTCAATTAGTAAGTAGCGAATTAGATGTAGACAGACTAGATTATTTATCCAGAGACTCATACTTCACGGGTGCAGGATTCGGGAATATTGATTTACAAAGAATAGTTAGAACTATGACTGTATTTAATGACAATGGACCACTAAAGAATCATGCAGTAACACAGTTTAAAGGAAAGTATTCCTTAGAAGCTTATGTTCTTGCTCGTCACCTTATGTATCAGGGAGTTTATTTCCATAAGGCTACTAGGTGTGTAGAGAAGTTAATTGAAGCCGCTTTAACACGCGCTGAAGAACTCGCACAAGAAAACAAGTTACCCCTACCTGACGAGCTTGCCTTTTTAAACGGTGGAAATGAAATGACATTAGAACAGCATCAAAACCTTGATGACCATGTAATATTTTCTATCTTAGCAAAGTGGACTAAAAGTGATGATCCTATTCTCAGTGACTTATCAAAAAGGATCTTAAACAGAGATTTGTTGAAAGCTATTGAAGTGCAGCAGAAAGACATTAGCGCTCTATTTCACAAAAATTCAGAAATCAGAAAATTACTCTCTGACAACGGTCTGAATGATGCCTACTATTTCCTTTTAGATGATCCAAAAGAACAGCCGTATAAACCGTATAAGCCAATACGCGCAGATGAAGAAGCCAGCAAAACTGTAATGACCAATATTTTTGTACTAAAAGAAGACGGCGCACCAGAAGAAATATCAGATCTGTCTGTTTCAGAGGTGGTTAATGCTTTGACCAAATACGAGTATTCATTTAGAGTTTATGTCCCTGAAAAATATAGAGAACAGGTACGAAGTTTACTAGGAAAAGATCAAATAGTAGGAAAGTAAATGGTATGAGAGGGACAGCTTGGGGGGCATAAATTGAAGATAAAACGAAGTGATTTGGGTCGTTTTGCTCTCTTGTTACTTGCCCTTGAAAGCCAGGAAGTTGTAGCAGGTAGGACAAAGCTTCAAAAGATGCTTTACTTGGCTAATGAATGTGGCTGGAATGCTATTCGCGATTATGTATTTTATGAATATGGTCCATACTCAGAATGGCTTTCGCTGGAACTTGAAAATTTAAAAAATATTGAATTAGTGAACGAAGCGACAAAAACACGAGAAGAACGAACACTCTATCTATATAGCCTCACTCAGAAGGGGCGGTCGATGCTAGAAGCCATTCTGAAAGAGCTTAATGAACCTAAATTGGTCGAAAAAACAAGGGGGCTTTTAGAGCAATTGACACGTTATACCTCTGATGAATTGGAGATAATGGCGTCATTACTCTACATTAGCAGAGATAAGGACCTAGATGAGGAGGGAATAGTAAAGACCACTTTGCGTCTGAAGCCTAGATTCAAAGAAGAACAAATAAGGAAACATCTAGATGTTTTCTCACTGATAGAAAGATTCAAGCAATTACCAGCGTAGCATATCTACCAATACCACTTTTGCCAATACGATTTTGACAGTACAAGATTGGACAGTGCCCCTGATAGGAGCCTTTAAATAGAGTTAAGGTAGCCTAATTAGGCTAACCTAATATTTAAATAACATCACTTGGAGATCTGGCGGTATGGTAAGCAGATACGTATACGCTGTAATTCCTGCTGTGTTAGTTATAGGCATAGTAATAGGCTATGCTCTAACACTACCTAGCAGCGCAGTAGTGGCAAGAACAGATACGTTGCAGAAACAGGTTAGCATAGCAATCCAACCCACCGCCTCTGCGCAGGATATCGAAAGTCAGGCAAAGGATCTGGAGAAGTTCCTAGAACAGAAGACAGGCTATGATATCCAGATTTACGTGCCCACTACCTATGCCGGCGCTGTTGAGGCACTGCGATTTAACAAGGTTGATCTGGCATTCATGAGCGCATGGCCATCATACTTGGCTAGCAAAAAGGCTGGAGCCGATCTGGGACTGGCAGAAGTAAGGGAGGTAATAATAGATGAGCAGATGAGGGCAGAGACATATTACTACTCATATTGGGTAGTTAAGAAGGACTCGCCATATCAAAGCCTCGAGCAACTGAAGGGCAAGCGAGCTGCGTTCCCAAGTGCGCTATCAACTTCCGGTTATGTGGCTCCAATGGGCAGAATGGTCGAACTTGGATACCTTACTACCGAGCAGGGCAAGGAGGTTGATCCCAAGCAGTTCTTCTCCGAAGTATTCTTCGCTGGAGGATATGCTCAAGCTTGGGAGGCATTGAAGAACGATAAGGTAGATGTAACAATAATAGCGGGCGATGTAAGCGAGAAGCTTTACAGGGAAGTGCTGGACAACACCAGAGTGTTAGAGCAGCAAGGGCCCATACCATCGCACGGTGTGGTCTTCAATAAGGACATGGATCCAAAGGTCAAGGAAGATATGAAGAAAGCGCTCCTCGAGCTGGGCAAGGACGATAGCACCAGATCGATAATGAGAAAACTGATCTCTGCCATCTTCGTTGGATTCAAGGAGACAAACAGCGAAACACATCTGGGAATGTTATCAAAAGCATTAGAGGTAACGGGTCTAAAGTTCACAGAAACTTTAAAGTGAAAAATATGGATGAAGCGCTGCGTTTCAACGACATACATCTTTCCTTGGATAAGCGTGAGATACTGAAAGGTGTGTCTCTAAGTGTTAGCAGAGGTGAGATAGTAACTATAATGGGACCAAATGGGGCTGGCAAGACAACGCTCTTGAAAATCGCACTAGGCCTGATGAAACCTACGTCAGGCGAACTTTATATTTTCGGTAAGCAAAGGTTAAGCAAGACAGAGCGTGGTTTGTTGGGGTACATTCCCCAGAACCTTGGCTTGGTTAACGGTTCAAGTGTATTATCTAATGTGATTATGGGTGCCCTGCAGCGAATGCCTGCATGGCGATCCATGTTTGGTCTTTACCCAGCGACCATCATCGATGAAGCCTATGGTACAATGCAGTTGCTGGGTATAGAACATCTATCTAATACGAAGGTGGGCAAGTTAAGTGGTGGTGAGAAGCAAAGGGTTGCAATTGCTAGAACTATGCTGCAAAGACCAGCTATAGTATTTGCTGACGAAATGGCTTCAAACCTTGATCTAAAGGCTGCGGGTGATGTAATGGAGAGGTTCTTGGAGATAAGGAAGGAGATGGGTTTAACGCTGATTATGACACATCATAATCCAGAGTTTGCCGAGATGCATAGCGAGACAGTTCATTTGATGATGAATGGAAGGATAGTAAGCAGCATTCCCGCGTCATCGCTTAACAGAGATAATTTGATAAAGATGTATGGACTTGCGGCCTAGTGGACCACTACAGATACCAGCGGTTGTGATTCTGCTTATACTGGTAGGCAGCGCTATGCACCTGCAGTTCAATCCAATCTCTATATTTAAAGACCTAGGCAACTCTGCTGTTATAATACAAGAGTTGCTTTCGTTCGATGTAACTGTGGCTGATAAGGTTGCCTTTGCTATAGTTGAAACAATAGAGATGGCCCTGATAGGCACTGTTATAGGGTTTATACTCGCTGTTCCTGCGTCTCTTATAGCTGCCAAGAATACTTCGCCTATTTATTTGAGCATCTTCGTCAAGGGGATCATAAATATACTCTGGTCTATCCCGGCATTGCTCTCTGCTATTGTACTAGTGGTTGTGGTAGGTTTGGGGCCCACTGCTGGCATACTTGCCCTAGCGCTATACACCTTGGGTTTTAGCGGCAAGTACCTGTACGAGATCTATGAATCACAAAA is a genomic window containing:
- a CDS encoding HD domain-containing protein, which translates into the protein MSKKETIIRDPIHAFISLSHFDFIEPLVKTSYFQRLRRLAQLGVSVYVYPSATHNRLNHALGAMELFVKLFDHLFKDSINDNDVQNLKRLGVAATLLHDTGHGPFSHASETAFEFKHEDFSKKIVAEAEIKDILQKEGIDHKDVNAVISNTVTDKKVIISQLVSSELDVDRLDYLSRDSYFTGAGFGNIDLQRIVRTMTVFNDNGPLKNHAVTQFKGKYSLEAYVLARHLMYQGVYFHKATRCVEKLIEAALTRAEELAQENKLPLPDELAFLNGGNEMTLEQHQNLDDHVIFSILAKWTKSDDPILSDLSKRILNRDLLKAIEVQQKDISALFHKNSEIRKLLSDNGLNDAYYFLLDDPKEQPYKPYKPIRADEEASKTVMTNIFVLKEDGAPEEISDLSVSEVVNALTKYEYSFRVYVPEKYREQVRSLLGKDQIVGK
- a CDS encoding phosphate/phosphite/phosphonate ABC transporter substrate-binding protein, which gives rise to MVSRYVYAVIPAVLVIGIVIGYALTLPSSAVVARTDTLQKQVSIAIQPTASAQDIESQAKDLEKFLEQKTGYDIQIYVPTTYAGAVEALRFNKVDLAFMSAWPSYLASKKAGADLGLAEVREVIIDEQMRAETYYYSYWVVKKDSPYQSLEQLKGKRAAFPSALSTSGYVAPMGRMVELGYLTTEQGKEVDPKQFFSEVFFAGGYAQAWEALKNDKVDVTIIAGDVSEKLYREVLDNTRVLEQQGPIPSHGVVFNKDMDPKVKEDMKKALLELGKDDSTRSIMRKLISAIFVGFKETNSETHLGMLSKALEVTGLKFTETLK
- a CDS encoding ATP-binding cassette domain-containing protein — its product is MDEALRFNDIHLSLDKREILKGVSLSVSRGEIVTIMGPNGAGKTTLLKIALGLMKPTSGELYIFGKQRLSKTERGLLGYIPQNLGLVNGSSVLSNVIMGALQRMPAWRSMFGLYPATIIDEAYGTMQLLGIEHLSNTKVGKLSGGEKQRVAIARTMLQRPAIVFADEMASNLDLKAAGDVMERFLEIRKEMGLTLIMTHHNPEFAEMHSETVHLMMNGRIVSSIPASSLNRDNLIKMYGLAA
- a CDS encoding ABC transporter permease subunit gives rise to the protein MDLRPSGPLQIPAVVILLILVGSAMHLQFNPISIFKDLGNSAVIIQELLSFDVTVADKVAFAIVETIEMALIGTVIGFILAVPASLIAAKNTSPIYLSIFVKGIINILWSIPALLSAIVLVVVVGLGPTAGILALALYTLGFSGKYLYEIYESQNPSAYDVVKVAGAGRLQVMRYVTLPEASPYLVSQFLFMLSYNIKNSSILGLVGAGGIGFYVIHYLESLQYGKASMFLLAVVLTIIAMDWLSTRLRRQLAKEHSP